DNA sequence from the Halorussus limi genome:
CGAGACGTAGGAGTTGGTCTGGTCGGTGTACTCGGCGAACGCGGTCTCCTCAAAGGCGCGTTCGGCGGTATCGAGGTCAGCCATCGTCGGCCGGAAGTGAATCACGAGCAGGTCGGCCTTGTGGCCGAGCATCGAGAACACCGCCGAGGAACCGTCCTCGGCGTCGGTCACGTCCACGCGGTCGCGCAGGAACGAGACGCCAGCGTCGAGGGCGGCCTCGCGCTCTCGCTCCGGGGCGTCTCGCCACGCGTCCCAGTCGATGGTTCGGAAGTCGTGAAGCGCGTACCAACCCTCGTTCGTCGCCGGGGGTTCTCTGGTCATGTTTCCATCTCGGTTCCGGGGCGGTAATAGGTTTTTGAGTCGGACTCGTTCGCCGACGCGGCGCCGCGGACGCCCTCGCCCGGACGCCGTAGACGCCCGGCCGAACTCCGGGAGACCCGGCCGCGGCGTCCGCGACCGTATTCCCGCCGAACGCTGGTTTCCCCGACCGAAAGCCTTTCAAAAATAGGGTCGGAATCTTCCGGCAATGCGGAAAAGCGGCCCGCCGAAAGGCCTCATCGCGTATCTCGTACTCGAACTGCTAGACGAAAAGCCCCGGTACGGATACGAGATACTCAAGGAAATCCGATCCATCAGCGGCGGCCACTGGGAGCCCTCCTACGGCTCCGTCTACCCCATCCTCTACAAGTTCGAGGAGAAGGGGTGGGCCGAGCGAATCGAGCGCGAGGACGAACCCGACCGCAAGTACTTCGAACTCACCGACGCGGGCCGCGAGGAACTCGCCGAGAAGCGCGAGGAGACCGGCGGCAAGGCCCGGGACTTCGCGGACGTGATTTTGGGCTTCTACCACGTCTTCGCGGCGTTCGCCACCGACGACCGCTTCGAGGTCGAGGACCGCGCCGACGAGTGGCGCTTCGACGAGGACTTCAACGGATGGATAGTCGAACAACTGATTCGCCACTACGAGCGGGACTTCGGCGACTTCGAGCGCATCCCCGACACGCCCGAGGAGTTCGCCGAGCGCATGGGACTGGACGACGAGGAGTAGCGGCCTGTTTTACGCGATGTACGTGGGGAAGACGGCGAACGGCGCTATCCCGACAGCAACTGCGGCCCGAACACCATCAGCAGGAGGCTGACCAGCATCACTAGACCGATGGTCGTCGTGACCATCGTCGCCAACTGGCGGCGCTGGTCGGTCGGAAGCCGGGAGACGACCGCCTCGGTACTCATCCGAAGCATGTGGCCGCCGTCCAGCGGGAACGCCGGGATGCAGTTGAAGAACCCGAGGTTCAGGTTCACCCACCCGGTCCAGAACAGCACGTTCGCCAGCACGAACAGGCCCCAATCGCCGAGGAACGAGAGCGGGCCGCCCGCGGCGGTGTAGAAGCCGCCGTTCCACGCGACGAAGCCCGCGAAGTTGTAGGCGTAGGGGAGCGAGACGCTCGCGAACGGGAGCACCAGAACTCCGAAGACGCCCGACAGGAACGAGAGTATCGGACCGCCGATTCCTCCGACGACGGTTCCGAGGTCACCGCCGAGCAGGCCCAGATACTCCTCGGCGGGGTAGAGTTGCACGCCGAAGCCGTTGACCGAGACGCCGCTGGTCCCCTGCGTGAGGAAGATGCCCAGCATGGCGTCGCCGTTCTCGCCGCCGAGCGTCACCTCGTAGGACTCGGCGGTTCCGTTGACGACGGCGTCGATAGTCACGGTGTCTTGCGGGGCGTACCGGTCGAGCGTCGCGCTGAGTTCCGAGGCGTTCCGGATTCGCTCGCCGTCGATGGCAGTGATGACGACCGTCCCCTCGGTCGGCATCCCGTCGTTCGCGGCGGGGCGGTCGGGGCGGACCGACACCAGCGCGCCGATCGGACCGGTGACGGTCTCGCCGCTCTGGGTCTCGAAGGTGGCCGTTCGCCGGTCGGCGACCGCGCGGTCGAACTCCGCCTCGGTGTGGACCGTGGTCCCGTTGACCGCGACGATGGTGTCGCCCTTCTGAATGCCGTCTTCCTCGTCGCTCGCCGCGAACGGCGAGTTAGTGTAGATGCCGTTGACGAGGAGCGAGCGCTCGATGGTGGTCGTCTCGCCGCTGGCGAGCGTCACCTCGACCGAGCGCCCCTCGACCTGCGAGAGGCTGGTAGCGAGGTCCTCGTTGCTCTCGACCCGATTGCCGTTCACCGCGACGATGCGGTCGCCCGCCGAGAGGCCCGCCTCGTCGGCGGCCGACCCCGGCAGCGCCCCGCCGATTGCCGCGCCGGGCGCGACAGCGATGGAGCCGACGACCGGCCCGAACAGGAGGAGGAAAGCGGCGATAGTGACCGCGAAGTTGTTGGTGACGCCGGCCGCGAACATCCGGCTCTGGCTCCCGCGGTCCGCGTTCCGACGGCTGTCCTCGTCGGGTTCCACGAACGCGCCGATGGGGAGGACCGCGAGCAGCGCGAGGCCCATCGAGCGAATCTCGATGTCCTCGACCCGGCACATGATGCCGTGACCGCCCTCGTGGACCACGAGACCGACGAGCAGTCCGAACAGGATTTCGGGTGCGACTGACAGCGGGAGGAACTGGTTGACCCCCGGAATCACGAGGACGTTCTGCGGTTGGGTCGCCGCGCTTTCGGGCGGCGGATTCTGGACGACGGCGACCGCCTGCACGACGAGCAGGAGGAACGACCCGAGCATCACGACCAGCGCGATGCCGAGACCGAAGTTCCCCCACGCCTTCCAGAGTCGCTTCGGCGAGGCGATCCAATCGAGAAAGTCCTTCCCGCGCTGGGTGTGGAGAGTCAGAATCGGGCCCTGGGTACCGACGTACGACGGCAGGAGCCCCTGGGAGTCGAGGACCAACACCCCGAGCCAGTATATCGCGATACCGAGGAGGACCCACACGAGCGTGTTCATCGGGCGAAAAAAGGGACGCGCCAGTCAAAGGCGTTTGGGAACGCTACGATACCGCTACTGCGAACCGGAGGAACTCGACGTGCTGTCGGCGGTCTGCCAGTCCTCTTCGAGTTCCTGCTGCTCGCCGCTCGACTTCCGGCGCTGGCGGAGTTTCCGGACCGCTGCCGCCCCGGCCGCGGTTCCGCCGAGGATGGCGAGTCGGCGACCGTACTTCTTGACGCGGCTCTTGCCGCCCGATTTGGACTGCTGGTCGGGTTCGGCCTCGACCTCCATCACGTTGGCGACCTCCTCGGGGTCGACGTCGGCCTGTCGCTGCGTTCCTTCCATCTGTTCATCCTCGACCGATTCGACTCGCTTCAGTGCTGGTTTCTCGAGATTGAGTTCGATTATCGCCATAGTAATCTCCTTGGGTCGGTGCGGGCGTAACGGTGCCGCCCGACTCTCTGACGGAAGAAAGGGGGGCTAACCACTTTGTTATGGTGGCTCTACTTTTAACCGCTCGCCCGGAAACCGTCGGAGTCGGGTCGTGGACCGCCTCACGCCTCTCGGCGAAGTCGGGCCAGCACGAACGCCTCGTCGAGGTTGGCGAGGAACGGGCCGAGTTTCGGCCCCTCCTCGTCGTCGAAGAAGAGGCGATAGCCGACCGAGAAGAACTCGCCGATGTCGATGTCGTGGCGCTTGGCGGTCTCGTATATCTCGCCCTGAATCTCGTCGGGGTCGTCGTGGCTCGCCACGAAGTCCGCGAGTTCGTCCAGCGCCGCTTCGGTCTCCGCATCGAGGTCCACGTCGGGCATCTCGGCGCGCTTGAGTTCGTAGTCGAACTCGTTGCCGGTCCGGCGCGCCCACTCGCGGGCGCGGGCGACTCGCGAGAGCGCGAACTCCGTGACCCACTCGGGCGCGTCGTCGGGGACGTGACCCTCCCGTCGGGCGATGTCTTCCCGGAGGTCCGGGTCGTCGGTCATCCCGAGGACCGCCGCGAAGGTGTACGGCAGGCGGACGCGCTCGCGGAACGTCTCGTCGGCGAGCGCGTCGAGTCGCTCGCGTCGGTCGTCGTCGGTGACGGGCACGCTCTTCTCGTCGGGGGACGCGACGGGTTCGCCGTCGGCGTCGAACCGGGCCGCGAGCGTCGGCCGGATGGTCGGCGGGTAGGCGGCCGACGCGATTTCGGCGGCCTTCTCGTCGGCGTCGGACTCCCCGTCGCGGTCGTCCTCGCCGTAGTAGGTGCGCTCGAACGCGTCGAAGTCGTCCACGAGGTGGTCGAAGTGTTCGACGCTGAAGTCGCGGGCCTTGCTCGGGTCCTTGGTGAAGAAGTACCGGAGGACCTCTGGTTCTATCATCTCCAGCACGTCCTGGACCATGACGACGTGGCCCGACGACGACGAGAACGCCTCGCCGTCGAGCGTGAACCACTCGTAGGCCATCGGGACCGGCGGTTCGATACCGAGGACGTTGCGGGCCACGTCGGACCCGCTGGGCCACGAGCCTTCGGCGTGGTCCTTGCCGAACGGTTCGTGGTCGACGCCCAGCACCTGCCACTGGCCGGGCCACTCGAAGCGCCACGGGAGTTTGCCCTCGCGGAAGGTGGCGGTGCCCTCGTGGCCACACCCCTCGATGGTCTGGTCGCCCGCCTCCATGTCGGTGCAGACGTACTCGACGGTTCTCCCGTCGACGTCCACCTCGGTGACGGTCTCGGTTATCTTGCCGCACTCCTCGCAGATGGGGTTGAACGGAACGTAGTCCTCGTCGACCTTGTCCTGATAGTGCGAGAGGACCTCGCGTGCGTTCTCCCGGTTGTCGAGTAGGTGTTCGGTCAGGTCCTCGAACTCGCCCTCCTCGTAGAGTTCGGTGTTCGAGACCATCTCGACCGGGATGCCCAGCAGTTCGGCGCTTCGCTCGATGAGGTTCGAGAAGTGTTCGCCGTAGGAGTCACAGCACTCGAACGGGTCGGGGATGTCGGTGTAGGGCTTGCCGAGATTCCGGCCCAAGGCGCCCGCGTTCACGTCGCCCAACTCCACGATGTTCCCGTCGAGGTCGGCCAGCTTTCGGGGAAGCTTTCGGAGCGGGTCGCGGTCGTCGGCGGTGAACACCTGCCGGACCTCGTAGCCCCGACTGCGGAGGGCTTCGGCGACGAAGTAGCCCCGGACGATTTCGTTCATGTTGCCGAGGTGCGGGACGCCGGAGGGCGAGATGCCGCCCTTGACGACGATGGGTTCCTCGGGGTCGCGGTCGAGAATCCGGTCGGCGACCGACTCGGCCCAGAAGGCGTGGGACTGTGGCCCCTGGAGGACGTAGGGGTCGTCGTCGGGGTGCATCTCGCGGGCGTCGTCCGCCGACTCGTCGGTGGCAGAGTCGTCGCTCATTGCTCGTCGCTCGCCCAGTAGGTCATCTGGTCGTCCGCGCCCTCGGGCACGATGTCGGTGCCCTCGTGTTCGCCGAACCGGACCGCGTCGGCGATTCGCTCGGGTTCGGTACCGTCGAGGACGATGGTCCGCACGCCCGACCGCTCGATGAGTTTCGCCGCGAGCAGGTCCACGGGCGCGGAACTCCCGGCGTTCATCTCCAGACCCGCGATGACGTCCACGAGTTCGCTCGCGGTGAGTTCGTCGAACTTCTGGGCGTCGTCGGTCTCGTTCGGGTCGTCGCTGAACACGCCGGGGACGCTGGTCGCGTAGACCAGCAGGTCGGCGTTGGTGTACTCCGCCAGCGCCGCGCTCACGGCATCGGTGGTCTGGCCCGGCGTGACTCCGCCCATCACGGCGATGTCTCCCCGATGCATCGCCGCGCCCGCCGACTCGTAATCCTCGGGCGGACTCGGCGCGGCCTGCTCGGACAGCGCCGCGATGAGCAGACGGGCGTTAAGTCGCGTCACGTCGATGCCGATGTCGTCGAGTTCTATCTCGTTGGCCCCGAGTTCGCGCGCCGCGCCGATGTACTCTCGGGCGACGCCGCCGCCGCCGACGACGGTTCCGACGGTACAGCCTTCGGCGGCGAGGTCCTCGATTACGTCGGCGTGAGCGCGGACGCGTTCGGACCCGAGGTCCGGCGCGAGGACGCTCCCGCCGATGGAGACGACTACTTTCATTCTGTGGCGCTATTGTCCGGACGCGGCCTTAAGGATTGCCAACTGTCGGGAGCGACGCCCCGAGATTCGTCACCGACAGCGGTCCACGTGCGGGTCTCGCTCACGTTTCTCACGGGGTCCGGAACCGGCGAACCGACCCTTCGACGCGCACTCCCCGAAGGTAAGAGCGGATAGGGGCCACCGAAGGCTACAAGCGCGCCCCGGTCCAAAATCGCGGTATGCACGTACTGAGCGTCGTCGGCCCGGACTCGGCGGCACGGGCGGTCGCCGACCGACTGGCGAACCGACTCGGTGAGGACGAACGGGTGGCGGCGATTCACCGGACCGACACCAACGTCGAGACCCACGAGGAACCCGCGGACGCGAAGTACGAACTCGACCCCGAGGGGTGGACGGCCTCCGGGCGCGACCGGTCGCTGGCCGACCTGCTGGTCGACCTCACGCCGGACTACGACTACGCGCTCCTCGTCGGGTTCCCCGAGGCCGACGCGCCGCGAGTGGTCATCGGCAGCGACGGGACCGCCGCGGCCGGGAGTTCCGCCGAAGACGACTCCGAATCGCCGGGCGAACTCCTCGTGCGGGCCGACTCCCCGGCCGACGTGGATCCCGCCGAGGTCCGCGCGCGACTCGACGGTACCGAACCGTACGAGACCCTCGAATCGCTCGTGGCCGAGGTCAAGCGGTCGGACGACGCGCCCTACTCGGGGGCAATCGCCACCTTCACCGGACGAGTCCGAGCGAAGGAGGACCCCGACGACGACCCGACCGAGCGTCTGGAGTTCGAGAAGTACGAGGGCGTGGCCGACGAGCGGATGGCCGCCATCAGCGCCGAACTGGAGGAGCGCGAAGGCGTCTACGACGTAGTGATGCACCACCGGACCGGCGTCATCGAGTACGGCGAGGACATCGTGTTCGTCGTCGTGCTGGCGGGCCACCGCGAGGAGGCGTTCCGAACCGTCGAGGACGGCATCGACCGACTCAAAGACGAGGTGCCCATCTTCAAGAAGGAAGTCACGACCGACGAGCAGTTCTGGGTCCACGAGCAGTCCTGAGACGCGACGGCGCCAGACGTTTCTCCCGCGATCACCGTTCACTCGACACCGAGTAACCCCGTCGCCACACCGGTCATCGCCGGGTTGACTTTTCCCGTTATAGTACGATGTCAGTCGCTCACACGCCCTTTCTACTATTACTCTGAATGAAGAAACAAAGACTTAGAACCGCTTTTGAACGATAAGAAAGGAGGAGAAAACGTCGTGAAAAGTCTGTTTTACCCGATTTTCCGGCCTCGTGTGGATTTTGTGACCGAAATCGTCGGAAAACGACACTAATCGTCTGGCCTTTATATCATCCCCTGTCCCCTACGTGGAAATGACGATGAGCGCAACTACCCAGCCCTCCGACGCCCCCGAACCGCAGTCCAAGGAACAGCGCCTCAAGCAGTTCCTCCGGAGCAAGGCGGACGACGGGGAGATGTACTTCAAGAGCAAGTTCATCGCGGACGAAGTCGACCTCTCGGCCAAGGAGATCGGCGCGCTGATGGTCAAGCTCAAAGACTCCGCGACCGAC
Encoded proteins:
- a CDS encoding PadR family transcriptional regulator, which translates into the protein MRKSGPPKGLIAYLVLELLDEKPRYGYEILKEIRSISGGHWEPSYGSVYPILYKFEEKGWAERIEREDEPDRKYFELTDAGREELAEKREETGGKARDFADVILGFYHVFAAFATDDRFEVEDRADEWRFDEDFNGWIVEQLIRHYERDFGDFERIPDTPEEFAERMGLDDEE
- a CDS encoding site-2 protease family protein; amino-acid sequence: MNTLVWVLLGIAIYWLGVLVLDSQGLLPSYVGTQGPILTLHTQRGKDFLDWIASPKRLWKAWGNFGLGIALVVMLGSFLLLVVQAVAVVQNPPPESAATQPQNVLVIPGVNQFLPLSVAPEILFGLLVGLVVHEGGHGIMCRVEDIEIRSMGLALLAVLPIGAFVEPDEDSRRNADRGSQSRMFAAGVTNNFAVTIAAFLLLFGPVVGSIAVAPGAAIGGALPGSAADEAGLSAGDRIVAVNGNRVESNEDLATSLSQVEGRSVEVTLASGETTTIERSLLVNGIYTNSPFAASDEEDGIQKGDTIVAVNGTTVHTEAEFDRAVADRRTATFETQSGETVTGPIGALVSVRPDRPAANDGMPTEGTVVITAIDGERIRNASELSATLDRYAPQDTVTIDAVVNGTAESYEVTLGGENGDAMLGIFLTQGTSGVSVNGFGVQLYPAEEYLGLLGGDLGTVVGGIGGPILSFLSGVFGVLVLPFASVSLPYAYNFAGFVAWNGGFYTAAGGPLSFLGDWGLFVLANVLFWTGWVNLNLGFFNCIPAFPLDGGHMLRMSTEAVVSRLPTDQRRQLATMVTTTIGLVMLVSLLLMVFGPQLLSG
- the lysS gene encoding lysine--tRNA ligase: MSDDSATDESADDAREMHPDDDPYVLQGPQSHAFWAESVADRILDRDPEEPIVVKGGISPSGVPHLGNMNEIVRGYFVAEALRSRGYEVRQVFTADDRDPLRKLPRKLADLDGNIVELGDVNAGALGRNLGKPYTDIPDPFECCDSYGEHFSNLIERSAELLGIPVEMVSNTELYEEGEFEDLTEHLLDNRENAREVLSHYQDKVDEDYVPFNPICEECGKITETVTEVDVDGRTVEYVCTDMEAGDQTIEGCGHEGTATFREGKLPWRFEWPGQWQVLGVDHEPFGKDHAEGSWPSGSDVARNVLGIEPPVPMAYEWFTLDGEAFSSSSGHVVMVQDVLEMIEPEVLRYFFTKDPSKARDFSVEHFDHLVDDFDAFERTYYGEDDRDGESDADEKAAEIASAAYPPTIRPTLAARFDADGEPVASPDEKSVPVTDDDRRERLDALADETFRERVRLPYTFAAVLGMTDDPDLREDIARREGHVPDDAPEWVTEFALSRVARAREWARRTGNEFDYELKRAEMPDVDLDAETEAALDELADFVASHDDPDEIQGEIYETAKRHDIDIGEFFSVGYRLFFDDEEGPKLGPFLANLDEAFVLARLRREA
- the pyrH gene encoding UMP kinase yields the protein MKVVVSIGGSVLAPDLGSERVRAHADVIEDLAAEGCTVGTVVGGGGVAREYIGAARELGANEIELDDIGIDVTRLNARLLIAALSEQAAPSPPEDYESAGAAMHRGDIAVMGGVTPGQTTDAVSAALAEYTNADLLVYATSVPGVFSDDPNETDDAQKFDELTASELVDVIAGLEMNAGSSAPVDLLAAKLIERSGVRTIVLDGTEPERIADAVRFGEHEGTDIVPEGADDQMTYWASDEQ
- a CDS encoding molybdopterin synthase codes for the protein MHVLSVVGPDSAARAVADRLANRLGEDERVAAIHRTDTNVETHEEPADAKYELDPEGWTASGRDRSLADLLVDLTPDYDYALLVGFPEADAPRVVIGSDGTAAAGSSAEDDSESPGELLVRADSPADVDPAEVRARLDGTEPYETLESLVAEVKRSDDAPYSGAIATFTGRVRAKEDPDDDPTERLEFEKYEGVADERMAAISAELEEREGVYDVVMHHRTGVIEYGEDIVFVVVLAGHREEAFRTVEDGIDRLKDEVPIFKKEVTTDEQFWVHEQS
- a CDS encoding DUF7123 family protein; translation: MSATTQPSDAPEPQSKEQRLKQFLRSKADDGEMYFKSKFIADEVDLSAKEIGALMVKLKDSATDLEIEKWSYTSATTWRVCPA